The following are encoded together in the Kribbella sp. CA-293567 genome:
- a CDS encoding NADP-dependent oxidoreductase, with the protein MRAVQFSHYGPPGVVHVAEVEEPKAGAGQIRVAVRTSGISPGETYIRSGRLRELVPTTFPYLSGFDAAGVVDQVGEGVTGVRVGDEVFGMTTMTERGANADFAVLAAWAPKPSSWSWEEAGGAAGSVETATRVLDLLAVRAGQTLLVQGAAGAVGTVAVQLAVARGARVIGTASEHNHELLRSLGAEATTYGEGLVERVQELAPDGVDAVFDCAGGTLPDLIAIAGEPARVVTIADFDAAAHGVHMSHSAPADETGKALGAGADSLAVHGLAVAVKLAAEGGLRVPVAATFPLEEAAAAHELSETRHARGKIVLLH; encoded by the coding sequence ATGAGAGCCGTTCAGTTCAGCCACTATGGTCCGCCCGGCGTCGTCCACGTCGCCGAGGTGGAAGAGCCCAAGGCCGGCGCGGGGCAGATCCGCGTCGCCGTCAGAACGTCGGGGATCTCGCCCGGCGAGACCTATATCCGCTCCGGGCGGTTGCGCGAGCTGGTGCCGACCACCTTCCCGTACCTGTCCGGGTTCGACGCCGCGGGGGTGGTGGACCAGGTCGGTGAGGGCGTCACCGGCGTGCGCGTCGGCGACGAAGTCTTCGGTATGACGACCATGACCGAGCGCGGCGCCAACGCGGACTTCGCCGTTCTGGCGGCGTGGGCGCCGAAGCCTTCCAGTTGGAGCTGGGAGGAAGCGGGAGGCGCCGCAGGCAGCGTCGAAACGGCCACGCGAGTGCTCGATCTGCTGGCCGTAAGGGCCGGGCAAACCCTGCTGGTGCAGGGCGCGGCAGGTGCTGTGGGCACCGTCGCGGTCCAGCTCGCGGTGGCGCGTGGCGCGCGAGTGATCGGCACGGCCAGTGAGCACAACCACGAGTTGCTGCGTTCGTTGGGCGCGGAGGCGACGACGTACGGGGAGGGGCTGGTGGAACGGGTGCAGGAGCTCGCTCCGGACGGAGTGGATGCGGTGTTCGACTGCGCGGGAGGGACGCTGCCCGACCTGATCGCGATCGCGGGGGAGCCGGCACGGGTGGTGACCATCGCGGACTTCGATGCCGCCGCGCACGGCGTACACATGTCACACAGCGCGCCGGCCGACGAGACGGGGAAGGCGCTGGGAGCCGGTGCGGATTCGCTGGCGGTGCATGGTCTCGCGGTTGCCGTGAAGCTCGCTGCCGAAGGCGGTCTGCGGGTGCCGGTCGCAGCGACGTTCCCGCTCGAGGAGGCGGCGGCGGCTCACGAGCTGAGTGAAACCAGGCACGCGCGCGGGAAGATCGTTTTGTTGCACTGA
- a CDS encoding TetR/AcrR family transcriptional regulator — protein sequence MTAQVGTRLRSDARDNRERILAIARLAFAADGLDVPIREIARRAELGVATVYRHFRTKEELLTAAFEEQLHLCSSVVEEGLAADDPWTGFTLVVEKLMEMHALDRGFARAFTSRLPLAADFATERDESLRLVLELVRRAKEAGDLREDFVLEDLVLALMANEGIRTDSPRSRVAASRRFAAFMLQSFRANPVATPLPPAVRLPLSR from the coding sequence GTGACGGCACAAGTGGGAACCAGGCTCCGGTCGGATGCACGCGACAACCGCGAGCGGATCCTCGCCATCGCCCGGCTGGCCTTCGCCGCCGACGGTCTCGACGTGCCGATCCGGGAGATCGCGCGGCGGGCGGAACTCGGGGTGGCGACCGTCTACCGGCACTTCCGGACCAAGGAGGAGCTGCTGACCGCGGCCTTCGAGGAGCAGTTGCACCTGTGTTCCTCGGTGGTCGAGGAGGGGCTGGCCGCGGACGATCCGTGGACGGGATTCACCCTGGTGGTGGAGAAGTTGATGGAGATGCACGCGCTCGATCGCGGCTTCGCCCGCGCGTTCACCTCACGCCTGCCGCTCGCGGCCGACTTCGCCACCGAGCGGGACGAGTCCCTTCGACTCGTGCTCGAACTGGTCCGCCGCGCCAAGGAGGCGGGCGACCTGCGCGAGGACTTCGTCCTCGAGGACCTCGTCCTCGCGCTGATGGCGAACGAGGGAATCCGCACGGACTCACCGCGGTCGCGGGTGGCGGCGTCGCGGCGGTTCGCCGCTTTCATGCTGCAGTCGTTCCGGGCGAACCCGGTCGCGACGCCGCTCCCCCCTGCTGTCCGGCTACCGCTCAGCCGGTGA
- a CDS encoding 3-deoxy-7-phosphoheptulonate synthase — protein sequence MNTLPQQAPPVPQSAVVDRRIEKTVPLITPLALHEELPLSRQLAETVVAGRQAVTDVLNGDDDRLLVVVGPCSVHDAKAALEYAERLAPIAERLSDGLLVVMRVYFEKPRSTLGWKGLINDPGLDGSGDVNTGLRTARALLLEVLAKGLPVGCEFLDPITPQYIADTVGWGAIGARTVESQVHRQLSSGLSMPIGMKNRPDGSIATAVDAIKAAAVPHVFTGIDHDGAPAILHTRGNPDCHLVLRGSDAGPNYDAESVAAATGLLGKGGLPERVVIDASHGNSRKDHRRQPVVAAEIGEQVAAGNQAIVGVMLESFLVEGRQDLDPTEPLTYGQSITDACLSWETTETVLEGLRDAAIRRRTGA from the coding sequence ATGAACACCCTCCCGCAGCAGGCCCCACCGGTACCGCAGAGCGCGGTCGTCGACCGGCGGATCGAGAAGACCGTCCCGTTGATCACCCCGCTGGCGCTGCACGAGGAGCTGCCGCTGAGCCGGCAGCTCGCCGAGACCGTGGTGGCCGGCCGTCAGGCGGTCACCGACGTGCTGAACGGCGACGACGACCGGCTGCTGGTCGTCGTCGGCCCGTGTTCGGTGCACGACGCCAAGGCCGCCCTGGAGTACGCCGAACGCCTCGCCCCGATCGCCGAGCGGCTCTCCGACGGTCTGCTCGTGGTGATGCGCGTGTACTTCGAGAAGCCGCGGTCGACCCTCGGCTGGAAGGGCCTGATCAACGACCCGGGACTCGACGGCTCCGGCGACGTGAACACCGGGCTGCGGACCGCCCGCGCGCTGCTTCTCGAGGTGCTGGCCAAGGGGCTCCCGGTCGGTTGTGAGTTCCTCGACCCGATCACCCCGCAGTACATCGCGGACACGGTCGGCTGGGGCGCCATCGGCGCGCGGACCGTCGAGAGTCAGGTGCACCGGCAGCTCTCGTCCGGGCTGTCGATGCCGATCGGGATGAAGAACCGCCCCGACGGCAGCATCGCCACCGCCGTCGACGCGATCAAGGCAGCCGCCGTACCGCACGTCTTCACCGGGATCGACCACGACGGTGCACCCGCGATTCTGCACACCCGCGGCAACCCCGACTGCCACCTCGTACTGCGTGGCTCCGACGCCGGCCCCAACTACGACGCGGAGTCGGTCGCGGCAGCCACCGGCCTGCTCGGCAAGGGCGGGCTGCCGGAGCGAGTGGTGATTGATGCGAGCCACGGCAACAGCCGCAAGGACCACCGTCGCCAGCCGGTCGTCGCCGCCGAGATCGGCGAGCAGGTGGCCGCGGGCAACCAGGCGATCGTCGGCGTGATGCTGGAGTCGTTCCTGGTCGAGGGCCGCCAGGACCTGGATCCGACCGAGCCGCTCACCTACGGCCAGTCGATCACCGACGCGTGCCTCAGCTGGGAGACCACCGAGACCGTGCTGGAGGGTCTGCGCGACGCCGCGATCCGGCGGCGTACGGGGGCGTGA
- a CDS encoding LacI family DNA-binding transcriptional regulator: protein MVTMTEVAQSAGVSVTTVSHVVNGTRLVAAATRERVHEAMRLLGYEHHPIARSLAAGSNQTIGLALTAASNPYWVELVQGIDGEATRAGLNLIIVDTRDEARHESTAVANLLAHHIEGLVIAPSDGWRELTLPLLRDHPVPYVIVDRIDPELRADQVGVENEASSAAVIDHLISLGHRRIGMVAGIAGLSTSAERLRGYRLAHQRADLAVDPALIVDGASTSEGGRRATLALLDLPEPPTAVFAGNNGMTIGVLGALKAAGLKVPRDLAVVAFDDFAWADLFSPGLTTIAQPSAAIGARAVQLLLRRMTDREAPPQTIRLPAEIMHRESCGCPSRL from the coding sequence ATGGTCACCATGACGGAGGTCGCCCAGAGCGCCGGAGTGTCGGTGACCACGGTCTCGCACGTCGTCAACGGCACCCGGCTGGTCGCCGCCGCGACCCGCGAACGCGTGCACGAGGCCATGCGGCTGCTCGGCTACGAGCACCATCCGATCGCCCGCTCGCTCGCCGCCGGCTCCAACCAGACGATCGGTCTCGCCCTGACGGCGGCCTCCAACCCGTACTGGGTCGAACTCGTGCAGGGCATCGACGGCGAGGCCACCCGGGCCGGGCTGAACCTGATCATCGTCGACACCCGTGACGAGGCCAGACACGAGTCGACCGCGGTCGCGAACCTGCTGGCCCACCACATCGAAGGCCTGGTGATCGCCCCTTCCGACGGCTGGCGCGAGCTGACCCTGCCGCTGCTGCGCGACCATCCGGTGCCCTACGTGATCGTCGACCGGATCGATCCCGAACTGCGCGCCGATCAGGTCGGCGTCGAGAACGAGGCCTCGTCGGCGGCCGTGATCGATCACCTGATCTCGCTGGGCCATCGCCGGATCGGGATGGTGGCCGGGATCGCCGGCCTGTCCACCAGCGCCGAGCGCCTGCGCGGATATCGCCTGGCTCACCAGCGTGCCGACCTGGCCGTCGATCCCGCGCTGATCGTCGACGGCGCCTCGACCAGCGAAGGCGGCCGCCGCGCCACCCTGGCGCTGCTCGACCTGCCCGAGCCTCCGACCGCGGTGTTCGCCGGCAACAACGGCATGACCATCGGCGTACTGGGCGCGCTGAAGGCAGCCGGTCTGAAGGTGCCCCGCGACCTGGCCGTCGTCGCCTTCGACGACTTCGCCTGGGCCGACCTGTTCAGTCCGGGACTGACCACCATCGCCCAGCCGTCCGCGGCGATCGGCGCCCGGGCGGTCCAGCTCCTCCTCCGCCGGATGACGGACCGCGAAGCACCGCCCCAGACGATCCGCCTGCCGGCGGAGATCATGCACCGCGAGTCCTGCGGCTGCCCGTCACGCTTGTAG
- a CDS encoding phosphocholine-specific phospholipase C: MTEISRRLVLGSAAGGAALSLLPPSLHAAMAQPVRPGGLDAIEHVIVLMQENRSFDHYFGTLRGVRGYGDRLPLRLRNGKSVYHQPVTGGGEVLPFSLRRAAADAGRKPGDIQYLGDLPHGFTDATNAWSNGWNDDWVQAKTAATMTYYDRRDIPLQYELAETFTILDAYHCSVNGSTNPNRNYLWSGTTGYEPGTTRRAVTNAAYSYDHQGYDWTAYPERLEAAGVSWQIYQEWDNFTDNAVEYFKTFKELGRRILASVPGYRTTEEFYDKLFAKSPAERAAALKLLADAVAEQPAADQRLFHRAMYRSEPESLVPRVRADILAGKLPAVSWLVPSAIDSEHPGSSTPIGSANLVYDLLDAIAADPEVWSKTVLLINFDENDGFFDHVPPPVAPRPSSGEGDDWYAGRPIGLGPRVPMTVVSPWSVGGHVNSQVSDHTSVLQFLERWTGVEEPNISSWRRQACGDLTSAFDFKRSHRRPSVDAPGPVPAPISRWKPTPPVVQALPMQEPGRRPARALPYQPAVSGLVADGKLKLRLGNKADEAAHFTVYPYGGELPEPAHFDVRGQLYTDVPVSGPYELAVQGPNRFWVELAGSVEGVAAGLDVRVERDGASLRVELENTGTKPLSVKLKARGYGSRTINQDVRGKQTRSLSWPTDQGWYDVEVTTAEDTTYRRRLTGHLENGAPGVTG; the protein is encoded by the coding sequence ATGACCGAAATTTCCCGCCGCCTGGTTCTTGGTTCCGCGGCCGGTGGGGCAGCGCTGTCGCTGCTCCCACCGTCGCTGCACGCGGCGATGGCGCAACCCGTCCGGCCCGGTGGTCTCGACGCGATCGAGCACGTGATCGTGCTGATGCAGGAGAACCGCTCCTTCGACCACTACTTCGGCACGCTGCGCGGCGTCCGCGGGTACGGCGACCGGCTGCCGCTGCGGCTGCGGAACGGCAAGTCGGTGTACCACCAGCCGGTCACCGGTGGCGGCGAGGTGCTGCCGTTCTCGCTCCGCAGGGCCGCGGCCGACGCCGGGCGCAAGCCGGGCGACATCCAGTACCTCGGCGATCTGCCGCACGGCTTCACCGATGCGACCAACGCCTGGAGCAACGGCTGGAACGACGACTGGGTGCAGGCCAAGACTGCCGCGACGATGACGTACTACGACCGCCGCGACATCCCGTTGCAGTACGAACTGGCCGAGACCTTCACCATCCTCGACGCCTACCACTGCTCGGTGAACGGCTCCACCAACCCGAACCGGAACTACCTGTGGTCCGGGACGACGGGCTACGAGCCCGGTACGACGCGACGCGCGGTCACCAACGCGGCGTACTCCTACGACCACCAGGGGTACGACTGGACGGCGTACCCCGAGCGGCTGGAAGCGGCCGGTGTCTCCTGGCAGATCTACCAGGAGTGGGACAACTTCACCGACAACGCGGTTGAGTACTTCAAGACGTTCAAGGAGCTCGGCCGCCGGATCCTCGCCTCGGTGCCCGGCTACCGCACCACCGAGGAGTTCTACGACAAGCTTTTCGCCAAGAGCCCGGCCGAGCGGGCCGCCGCGCTGAAGTTGCTGGCGGATGCGGTCGCCGAACAGCCCGCGGCCGACCAGCGGCTCTTCCACCGAGCGATGTACCGCAGCGAGCCCGAGTCGCTGGTACCGCGCGTCCGCGCCGACATCCTGGCCGGCAAACTGCCCGCGGTCAGCTGGCTGGTCCCGTCGGCGATCGACTCCGAGCACCCCGGCTCGTCGACCCCGATCGGCAGCGCGAACCTGGTCTACGACCTGCTCGACGCCATCGCGGCCGATCCGGAAGTCTGGTCGAAGACGGTGCTGCTGATCAACTTCGACGAGAACGACGGGTTCTTCGACCACGTCCCGCCGCCGGTCGCGCCACGTCCGTCCTCCGGCGAGGGCGACGACTGGTACGCCGGCCGCCCGATCGGCCTCGGTCCGCGGGTTCCGATGACCGTGGTGTCGCCGTGGTCGGTCGGTGGGCACGTGAACTCCCAGGTTTCGGACCACACCTCGGTACTGCAGTTCCTCGAGCGCTGGACCGGAGTCGAGGAGCCAAACATCAGCTCCTGGCGTCGCCAAGCCTGCGGTGACCTCACCAGCGCCTTCGACTTCAAGCGGTCGCACCGGCGGCCGTCGGTCGACGCACCCGGCCCGGTGCCTGCCCCGATCTCGCGCTGGAAGCCGACGCCGCCAGTCGTCCAGGCGTTGCCGATGCAGGAGCCGGGACGTCGGCCCGCCCGCGCATTGCCTTACCAGCCGGCAGTTTCGGGCCTCGTTGCCGACGGCAAGCTGAAACTGCGACTCGGCAACAAAGCCGACGAGGCGGCCCACTTCACGGTCTACCCGTACGGCGGTGAGCTGCCCGAGCCGGCGCATTTCGACGTCCGAGGCCAGCTCTACACCGACGTCCCGGTCAGCGGTCCGTACGAGCTCGCGGTGCAGGGGCCGAATCGTTTCTGGGTCGAACTGGCCGGCTCCGTCGAAGGCGTCGCGGCAGGCCTCGACGTACGGGTCGAGCGGGACGGCGCCTCGCTCCGCGTCGAGCTCGAGAACACCGGTACCAAGCCGCTCAGCGTGAAGCTCAAAGCCCGTGGGTACGGCAGCCGCACGATCAACCAGGACGTCCGGGGCAAGCAGACCCGTTCCCTGAGTTGGCCGACCGACCAGGGCTGGTACGACGTCGAGGTGACGACCGCCGAGGACACGACGTACCGGCGGCGGCTGACCGGGCACTTGGAGAACGGCGCACCAGGCGTCACCGGCTGA
- the ybaK gene encoding Cys-tRNA(Pro) deacylase, with the protein MAKGKQSGQGTPATVALTKAGVAFTTHTYEHDPAAKSYGLEAAEALGLQPEQVFKTLLVEVDGKLSVGVVPVDKQLDLKAVAAALNGKKATMADPAAAERITGYVVGGISPIGQKRLLPTVVDETATAHETVYVSGGRRGLDLGLAPADLISLIAARTAPIAR; encoded by the coding sequence GTGGCAAAAGGTAAGCAGAGCGGACAGGGCACACCGGCGACGGTCGCGCTGACGAAGGCGGGCGTCGCGTTCACGACGCATACCTACGAGCACGATCCAGCGGCGAAGTCGTACGGACTGGAGGCCGCAGAGGCGCTCGGACTCCAGCCGGAGCAGGTGTTCAAGACTTTGCTGGTAGAGGTGGACGGCAAGTTGTCGGTCGGCGTCGTACCGGTCGACAAGCAGCTGGATCTGAAAGCGGTCGCCGCCGCGCTGAACGGCAAGAAGGCGACCATGGCGGACCCGGCGGCGGCCGAGCGGATCACCGGCTACGTCGTCGGTGGCATCAGCCCGATCGGCCAGAAGCGCCTTTTGCCCACCGTCGTCGACGAGACGGCGACCGCCCACGAGACCGTCTACGTCTCTGGCGGCCGCCGAGGCCTGGACCTGGGACTCGCCCCGGCGGACCTGATCAGCCTCATCGCCGCCCGCACCGCTCCTATCGCCAGGTAG
- a CDS encoding epoxide hydrolase family protein, whose protein sequence is MDVLAVPDDELEDLRSRLRRTRWATSWPGTGWEAGADGAELRRLVEYWADGFDWRKQEAEVNALPSHFAELDGVPVHYLRYDGEHPGALPIVLTHGWPSSVLELTELAQRLATPTRYGGVATDSFTVIVPSLPGFAFSPQRPSLPPATGTHELWHRLMHDELGFARYGAHGGDLGAGISSLLGQTYPESVVGIHVLAVANPAKYEAAELTPGEQSYLAAEAEWFTEEGGYEHEQRTRPATLSAGLSDSPAGLLAWLLEKYRAWTDCDGDLSSRFSDDFVLTQASLYWFTNSISTSFRPYYEFHRGHRERVISVTVPTAIAVFPEDLVRPPRSWAARTYHVTRYTAMPRGGHFAAWEEPELLADDLIAFFRNLR, encoded by the coding sequence ATGGACGTACTGGCAGTTCCTGACGACGAGCTGGAGGACCTGCGGTCGAGGCTGCGACGGACGAGGTGGGCAACGAGTTGGCCGGGGACCGGATGGGAGGCCGGTGCCGACGGCGCTGAGCTGCGCAGACTGGTCGAGTACTGGGCCGACGGCTTCGACTGGCGCAAGCAGGAGGCCGAAGTCAATGCGCTGCCTTCGCACTTCGCCGAGCTGGACGGCGTACCGGTGCACTATCTGCGGTACGACGGTGAACACCCCGGCGCGCTGCCGATCGTGCTCACGCACGGCTGGCCGAGCTCGGTGCTGGAGCTGACCGAGCTGGCGCAGCGGCTGGCCACCCCTACGCGGTACGGGGGAGTGGCAACGGATTCGTTCACCGTGATCGTGCCGTCCCTGCCCGGGTTCGCGTTCTCGCCCCAACGGCCTTCGTTGCCACCGGCAACCGGGACGCACGAGCTGTGGCACCGGCTGATGCACGACGAGCTGGGCTTCGCCCGGTACGGCGCTCACGGTGGCGATCTCGGCGCCGGGATCAGCTCGCTACTCGGGCAGACGTATCCCGAGTCGGTCGTCGGCATCCACGTGCTCGCGGTGGCGAACCCGGCGAAGTACGAGGCGGCGGAGCTGACGCCCGGGGAGCAGTCCTACCTGGCCGCCGAGGCCGAGTGGTTCACCGAGGAAGGTGGCTACGAGCACGAGCAGCGGACGCGGCCGGCCACTTTGAGCGCCGGGCTGTCGGACTCGCCCGCCGGCCTGCTCGCCTGGCTCCTGGAGAAGTACCGGGCCTGGACCGACTGCGACGGCGATCTCAGCAGCCGGTTCAGCGACGACTTCGTCCTGACCCAGGCATCGCTGTACTGGTTCACGAACTCGATCTCGACCTCGTTCCGGCCGTACTACGAGTTCCACCGTGGTCACCGCGAGCGCGTCATCTCGGTGACCGTGCCGACCGCGATCGCCGTCTTCCCCGAAGACCTGGTCCGCCCGCCGCGGAGCTGGGCGGCCCGGACCTACCACGTCACCCGCTACACGGCGATGCCGCGAGGCGGCCACTTCGCCGCCTGGGAAGAACCCGAACTCCTGGCGGACGATCTGATCGCCTTCTTCCGCAATCTGCGGTGA